The following is a genomic window from Flavobacterium sp..
TCTTTGAAGTAGCAAATTTAATGTATTTTTGCACAAGAATATCTTAATTATTGCAATTGCAATTGATTTTTGCAATTGAACTTGAAATTGAAGAATGGAAAATTATAAAATGACGGCCAAAACCTTCTTTGGTTTTGAAGAAATATTAGCTAAAGAACTACAAATTCTTGGTGCACAACAAGTGGAAATCGGTACACGTGTGGTGAGTTTTAAAGGTGATAAGGGATTTATGTATAAAGCCAATTTGGCACTTCGTACCGCTTTAAAAATCTTAAAACCTATTAAAACCTTTAAAGCACATAACGACAAAGCCTTGTATGAAGGAATCAGAGCTATTGATTGGTCGGATTACTTGACTGAACATAATACGTTTTTAGTAGAAACTACATTGCATTCTGAAAACTTCAATCACAGTCAGTTTGTGGCTTTAAAAACAAAAGATGCGATTGTAGATCAATTTAGAGATTTGAACGGAAAGCGTCCAAGTATTGATAAAGATTTCCCAGATTTACAAATTCATGTGCATATAGATAGAGATAATGTGACGGTTTCTTTAGATTCTTCGGGAGCTTCGTTACACCATAGAGGTTATCGTACTGCTACAAATATTGCACCAATCAACGAAGTTTTAGCGGCTGGTATGTTGATTTTAGCAGGTTGGGAAGGAAAAAGTCATTTCTTAGACCCAATGTGTGGTTCAGGAACTATTTTAGCCGAAGCAGCTATGATTGCTTGCAACGTTCCAGCGAATATTAATCGTAAGGAATTTGGTTTTGAGAAATGGAAAGATTGGGATGCCGAATTATTTGATAATATTTTAGAATCGTTATTAAAGAAAACACGCGAATTTCATTATACGATTACAGGCTATGACAAAGCGCCAAGTGCGGTTGCTAAAGCAAAAGACAATGTTAGAAACGCCAATTTAGACGAATATATTACGATTACCAACGAAAACTTCTTCGATTCTAAAAAAGAAACCGAAGGACCGTTGCACATGGTGTTCAATCCGCCTTATGGAGAGCGTTTGGATATTGATATGGAACGTTTTTACAGAGAAATTGGTGACACCTTAAAACAAAATTATCCCAATACTAATGCTTGGTTTATTACAGCCAATTTAGAAGCTTTGAAATTTGTAGGCTTGAAACCAAGTAGAAAAATTAAACTTTTCAATGGTAAATTAGAAGCCCGTTTGGTGAAATACGAAATGTACGAAGGCAGTAAGAAAGGAAAGTATATGAATACTGACGAATAGATTGTAGTAATTAGTAAAAAGGGATAGCCATCAATTTAACAATTAAACATTATAAACAATGACAAAAAAAGTAAAATCATTCTTATATAATTTCTTAGGATTCGTAGTGATTTATTTACCGACATTATATTTAGTTAGTGAATTCACGCACTTGAATGGAATATGGATACCAATGACTGCTTTTATGGTAGCTTTGCTTTTAGCACCAAAGTTTCAAGCGATAAAAACGCACAACGGAGAAAAAATCTTCATGAAGTGGCTTTTTATTAAAGGTGTAAAAGAAATTCAATAACAAAATACCGAATGTGAGTTCGGGATTTTGTGTGTTATTAAGCTATAAAATGGGTTACTTTTGTTTTTTATGAAGTCTTGGATTGTTTAATATTAAATAACCGATACAAATTGCTAGTATTAATATTGAAATCCCTAACTCTGTTTCAAAACCTATATGTTTTACATCCATAGTAATTACTTTTCTAGCTATGGCTGTTAATGCAATTAATAAAATTAGTTTGACTTTTCGTAAAATATTTTCATTGTTCCCTTTGAAAGTTTCCATAATTTCTAATGCAATGATGATATTAAAAAATAATGGAACTCCAGTAAGTGCTATTGATTTATTTTCAATTGAAGCTTTGGTTACTTCTTCGTAAAATAACGTAACAAGATCAAAAACTTCATAGGCTACAAATAAAAGTAATAAAAATGATAATATGTAGTAAATTGTCTTTTCAGTGGAATGAATTATTTTATCTAAAATGTTCATAGGCTTTTAGTTTTTAGTTGTTTTTTTCTTTTTTGATTGCAAGGGAGTTACATCTTTTATGACATTTTCTTTAAGTACATCATCATCAATGATTTGTTCTTTGATTGCTGAAAAATCTATTAATTTAAGGTCAATTTTTCTAACTTGTCTATTCCACATGGTATGATAATAATAGACTTTTTCTTTTAAGTCACACGAAGATGTGATTTGAGTTGCGCTAACAATATCTGATGGTGTTTTTTCTGAAGGCATTTGAGCACCAAGTGGAATATTGAAGTTGTCAAGTATTCTAAAAGATTCAAATACAGCATCAATTGAGGTACTTAATGGACGGCACGAAGCTGTAAAAGCAGCTGCTCTAACAAATCTTGATGGGGGAGTAAAATCACCAGGCAAACCTATTAATCCAGAACCTCCACCTAACGGATTTAATTCGTAGTTACCAAATACTTTTTGTTGATTGGGTGAATTTGAAAGATTTAAATAATTTCGTTGATTAATAAGATGCCAATCATATGTTGGAGAATTAGTAATAACCCCTAAGTACGGATCGTATATTTTTACCTCACCTTTATTTACAATTTCAATTATTTTGCTACTTCCACTTGGATCAACTATTTTAAAATGAAAAGGGAGTGCTGCGCCACCAAAATCTTTGTTTTCAACATTAACCACAATAACGTTGTTAAGTTGCGTAATTACTTCATCTACGGTTTTAAAAGAAGACAGCATCCATTGCATTAAATCTCCTACACTCATAGATTTAGAAGCTTTAGTTTTGTCATAAACTGCATATTCTGCGAAACCCGGTAAATAATAAACACCTACGTATAAACCTTCTTCATTGACACCATCTGGGCCATAAGGTTGTCCATAAGCGGTAAGGGTTACAAAACCATATTTTCCCTTCCAACTTTTGCCATTTGTTCCTTCAGGAGTTTGTGCTTTGAATTCTTTATTTCTGGGAACTACTAATAGTTGATTGTGTTGTGCATCATTCAATGCCCATTCTACGGT
Proteins encoded in this region:
- a CDS encoding THUMP domain-containing class I SAM-dependent RNA methyltransferase → MTAKTFFGFEEILAKELQILGAQQVEIGTRVVSFKGDKGFMYKANLALRTALKILKPIKTFKAHNDKALYEGIRAIDWSDYLTEHNTFLVETTLHSENFNHSQFVALKTKDAIVDQFRDLNGKRPSIDKDFPDLQIHVHIDRDNVTVSLDSSGASLHHRGYRTATNIAPINEVLAAGMLILAGWEGKSHFLDPMCGSGTILAEAAMIACNVPANINRKEFGFEKWKDWDAELFDNILESLLKKTREFHYTITGYDKAPSAVAKAKDNVRNANLDEYITITNENFFDSKKETEGPLHMVFNPPYGERLDIDMERFYREIGDTLKQNYPNTNAWFITANLEALKFVGLKPSRKIKLFNGKLEARLVKYEMYEGSKKGKYMNTDE
- a CDS encoding phosphate-starvation-inducible PsiE family protein, translated to MNILDKIIHSTEKTIYYILSFLLLLFVAYEVFDLVTLFYEEVTKASIENKSIALTGVPLFFNIIIALEIMETFKGNNENILRKVKLILLIALTAIARKVITMDVKHIGFETELGISILILAICIGYLILNNPRLHKKQK
- a CDS encoding linear amide C-N hydrolase; the protein is MKINYFIRNSIITIIVVSLISSPIYACTGITLLSKDGGVVVARTVEWALNDAQHNQLLVVPRNKEFKAQTPEGTNGKSWKGKYGFVTLTAYGQPYGPDGVNEEGLYVGVYYLPGFAEYAVYDKTKASKSMSVGDLMQWMLSSFKTVDEVITQLNNVIVVNVENKDFGGAALPFHFKIVDPSGSSKIIEIVNKGEVKIYDPYLGVITNSPTYDWHLINQRNYLNLSNSPNQQKVFGNYELNPLGGGSGLIGLPGDFTPPSRFVRAAAFTASCRPLSTSIDAVFESFRILDNFNIPLGAQMPSEKTPSDIVSATQITSSCDLKEKVYYYHTMWNRQVRKIDLKLIDFSAIKEQIIDDDVLKENVIKDVTPLQSKKKKTTKN